The Sediminispirochaeta smaragdinae DSM 11293 genome has a segment encoding these proteins:
- a CDS encoding N-acetylmuramoyl-L-alanine amidase family protein, which produces MGKRIAAAALLFFLCALIPAAGQQALKPEIENLGLSFRWDPYLGIGVLERGGHSLRFGLDGSYYLLDGNEIGSGSVTRNKEGSLVADQPFITALREHFPVSDVSAVSVTTIIIDPGHGGKDPGAVGRHTIDGKPYVIKEKDIVLEVAKELYSMLSKNYPEKRIMLTRNDDVYPTLEERTEIANSVELGENEAMVFISIHANASFNSKASGFEVWYLPPDYRRELIDPESIDPNAREVAPILNTMLEEEYTVESILLARSVSAGMEQMIGDKSENRGLKEESWFVVRNAKMPSVLIELGFVTNPEEARSLGDAGYLKKLTQGIYNGVVGFINRFGE; this is translated from the coding sequence TTGGGAAAACGCATAGCCGCAGCCGCACTGCTGTTCTTTCTGTGTGCTCTGATTCCCGCAGCTGGGCAGCAGGCTTTGAAGCCGGAAATAGAGAATCTTGGTCTGAGTTTTAGATGGGACCCCTATCTTGGGATAGGGGTTTTAGAGCGGGGTGGTCATTCTTTACGCTTTGGCCTCGACGGAAGCTATTATCTTCTGGATGGGAATGAGATCGGCAGCGGTTCCGTCACCAGAAACAAAGAAGGGTCTCTTGTTGCTGATCAGCCTTTTATCACCGCACTAAGAGAGCATTTTCCCGTTTCCGATGTCAGTGCCGTCTCCGTAACAACCATCATTATCGATCCAGGTCACGGCGGTAAAGATCCCGGGGCCGTTGGTCGCCATACGATAGATGGAAAGCCTTATGTAATCAAAGAAAAGGACATCGTCCTTGAGGTTGCCAAAGAGCTCTATTCCATGCTTTCGAAGAACTATCCGGAAAAACGGATCATGCTGACTCGAAATGACGATGTCTATCCCACCCTTGAAGAACGGACCGAGATAGCCAATTCGGTGGAGTTGGGGGAAAACGAGGCGATGGTCTTTATCTCGATTCATGCCAACGCTTCCTTCAATAGCAAGGCTTCCGGTTTTGAGGTGTGGTACCTGCCTCCGGATTACCGGAGAGAATTAATCGATCCCGAAAGTATTGATCCGAATGCCAGAGAGGTCGCTCCCATTCTCAACACCATGCTTGAAGAGGAATATACCGTTGAAAGTATCCTTCTCGCCCGTAGTGTTTCGGCTGGGATGGAACAAATGATCGGCGATAAAAGCGAAAACCGCGGTCTGAAAGAGGAATCGTGGTTTGTTGTACGTAATGCGAAGATGCCTTCGGTGCTTATCGAGTTGGGCTTTGTCACGAATCCCGAAGAGGCGCGCTCTCTTGGAGACGCCGGCTACTTGAAGAAACTGACCCAGGGCATCTATAATGGCGTCGTTGGATTTATTAATCGCTTCGGCGAATGA
- a CDS encoding ATP-grasp domain-containing protein, whose amino-acid sequence MIGQNNETAAAKKRILILGGGIMQLPAIRIAKAKRWYVAVADGSDEAPGISLADRFFHVDLKAWEAMIDAAEVMRKEGGIDGVFTAGTDFSLTVARVAEKLTLPGISVKAAMAASDKALMRRTLSDANVRVPRFVQLADGEKEIPKELSYPLVVKPVDNMGARGVRRVDNDEELSSALDDAFRFSRSGSVIVEEFLDGPEFSIDALVEKGQVRFCGIADRHITFAPYFVEMGHTIPSSAPADMIEEVKGEFLKAVEAIGIDNGAAKGDVKFCRGKAWIGELAARLSGGFMSGWTYPLSSGVQPTAGALNIAVGLPANLPSPVRNHTCAERGFISIPGVVAAVESLGKARAIKRVKEIFVLIEPGSEVNFPVNNVQKCGNVLASSDRRDQAVSSAQDGAGRVFVRLVPGEKRTGVFLFGKKEAWIPDAYSLSCEENCAELSRLEPIYGVGKRPSAPLSDSIALASLPILRSEAAVDWHGLGLREGFDRLLALTGVSAMDLQKWRMSGQDGLLLGSLFWRAFLRGGIQGGVWIIDTVRSWRERDIDYRRELQIWENA is encoded by the coding sequence ATGATAGGCCAGAATAATGAGACTGCTGCGGCAAAAAAACGTATCTTGATTCTTGGAGGCGGCATTATGCAGCTTCCGGCGATTCGGATTGCAAAGGCGAAGAGGTGGTATGTGGCCGTGGCCGATGGATCCGACGAGGCTCCCGGTATTTCCCTCGCCGATCGATTCTTCCATGTCGATTTGAAGGCATGGGAAGCGATGATCGATGCTGCCGAGGTGATGCGGAAGGAGGGGGGCATCGATGGGGTGTTTACCGCCGGTACCGATTTTTCACTCACCGTCGCTCGTGTAGCGGAAAAACTCACGCTTCCCGGTATCTCCGTCAAGGCAGCCATGGCTGCAAGCGATAAGGCGCTTATGCGAAGAACTCTTTCCGATGCGAATGTCCGTGTCCCCCGATTCGTGCAATTGGCCGATGGAGAAAAAGAAATTCCCAAAGAGCTATCGTATCCCCTTGTGGTAAAACCGGTCGACAACATGGGCGCCCGGGGGGTCAGAAGGGTTGATAATGATGAGGAGCTTTCCTCCGCCCTCGATGACGCCTTTCGTTTCAGTCGAAGTGGTTCGGTGATCGTTGAAGAGTTTCTCGATGGACCGGAATTCAGTATCGACGCCTTGGTGGAGAAGGGGCAGGTGCGTTTTTGCGGTATTGCCGATCGTCACATCACCTTTGCTCCCTATTTTGTCGAGATGGGGCATACTATTCCCTCTTCCGCTCCTGCCGACATGATCGAAGAGGTAAAGGGGGAATTCCTTAAGGCAGTAGAGGCCATTGGAATCGATAATGGTGCTGCAAAGGGGGATGTCAAGTTCTGCCGGGGAAAGGCCTGGATCGGGGAGCTTGCCGCACGACTTTCCGGTGGTTTCATGTCTGGCTGGACCTATCCCCTCTCCAGCGGGGTGCAGCCGACCGCCGGTGCCCTGAATATTGCCGTCGGATTACCGGCAAATCTTCCCTCTCCCGTGCGCAATCATACCTGTGCCGAGCGAGGTTTTATCTCGATACCTGGTGTCGTCGCTGCCGTGGAATCTCTGGGTAAGGCCAGGGCCATCAAGCGCGTTAAGGAAATATTTGTTCTTATTGAGCCGGGAAGTGAGGTGAACTTTCCGGTAAACAACGTACAGAAATGCGGAAATGTCCTGGCGTCCTCGGACCGTCGTGATCAGGCTGTTTCCTCTGCTCAAGATGGAGCAGGTCGGGTCTTTGTACGGCTTGTTCCCGGTGAAAAACGGACCGGGGTTTTTCTGTTTGGAAAAAAAGAGGCCTGGATCCCCGATGCATATTCTCTTTCCTGTGAGGAAAATTGTGCTGAACTTTCACGTCTTGAGCCGATCTACGGTGTTGGCAAAAGGCCTTCCGCGCCTCTCTCGGACTCAATTGCCCTTGCCTCTCTGCCGATACTCAGAAGCGAGGCTGCCGTAGATTGGCACGGCCTCGGCTTGAGGGAAGGCTTTGATCGTCTTCTTGCTCTCACCGGAGTATCTGCCATGGATCTCCAAAAGTGGAGGATGTCCGGACAAGATGGCCTTCTCCTCGGATCGCTTTTCTGGAGGGCTTTTCTGCGGGGAGGCATTCAGGGAGGGGTATGGATCATCGACACGGTCCGCTCTTGGAGAGAGCGGGATATCGACTATAGGCGGGAGTTACAAATTTGGGAAAACGCATAG
- a CDS encoding methyltransferase domain-containing protein — MGDNRRESPPVVCVPRFCRGSGTGHIVRSLRLARRARDEGRRVLIAVDEGQLVNARKLAFLHGVDPSLLFSLEDFPRHPMLCGEESPAPLIVADLRASSAKEVAFLDSLGYLVGIDEGGDFRQKFSYLIDLLPKRKQGGKANIGILPSVGEAETKRSSDLPSVLISFGGEDPENLTPLIVRLLIDGAYLQASQIQVIRRSVGEPFALPAGVKQIDPVPDPLPLFRSSDLLISSFGLTAWEAVSCGTAVLLLNPSRYHQLLSKQSGFSSLGWVSGRKGRDRLEIRLRHLFPERPLTRLEISRLHVPNPGDGWNCDRDVESLILSMRPEGGVVCPLCGRRLNSVESSVVHRSEERSVRRCASCGAMALFDPFPPENRYGEDYFFSEYRSQYGRDYLEDFDHIKALSVQRLEHIAAVIGKTSGRRLLDIGCAYGPFLAAARDAGFFCEGIEITPGAVSYVKERLDIPVYAGAVDDILFDGPLAATAAHYDVITLWYVVEHLPNLFQVIEGIQRLLRPGGVFAFSTPSFRGMSARRKPDAFFAASPSDHLSIMAPEQVSSWLSRHGFRVDRLVSTGIHSERFPFPFSAFPESLLHSLAARLRLGDTFELYATKQERYHDRPE; from the coding sequence GTGGGTGATAATCGACGAGAAAGCCCTCCGGTGGTATGTGTTCCCCGTTTTTGCAGGGGAAGCGGTACCGGCCATATTGTCCGCTCCCTTCGTCTGGCAAGGCGTGCCCGTGACGAGGGACGTAGGGTGCTGATTGCCGTCGATGAGGGGCAGCTTGTCAATGCGCGGAAGCTTGCTTTTCTCCATGGGGTTGACCCAAGCTTGCTCTTTTCTTTAGAGGATTTTCCCCGGCATCCAATGCTCTGTGGGGAGGAATCTCCCGCTCCGCTTATCGTTGCCGATCTTCGAGCCTCCTCAGCTAAGGAAGTGGCGTTTCTGGATTCCCTCGGTTATCTTGTGGGAATCGATGAGGGAGGCGACTTCCGTCAAAAGTTTTCCTATCTGATCGATCTTTTGCCGAAGCGTAAACAGGGAGGGAAAGCAAATATCGGTATCCTTCCCTCCGTTGGTGAGGCCGAAACAAAGAGAAGTTCTGATCTCCCGTCCGTTTTGATTTCCTTCGGGGGGGAGGACCCTGAGAATTTGACCCCTCTTATTGTCCGACTCTTGATCGATGGTGCCTATCTCCAGGCTTCACAGATTCAGGTGATTCGCAGAAGCGTTGGTGAACCCTTTGCCTTACCTGCTGGGGTAAAGCAGATTGATCCGGTTCCGGACCCGCTTCCCCTGTTCCGTTCATCCGACCTGCTTATAAGTTCTTTTGGTCTGACTGCCTGGGAGGCGGTCTCCTGCGGTACTGCCGTTCTTTTGCTCAACCCCTCAAGGTATCATCAGCTCCTTTCCAAACAGAGTGGTTTCTCTTCTCTCGGCTGGGTGTCGGGCCGGAAGGGCCGGGACCGCCTTGAAATCCGACTGCGGCACCTGTTTCCTGAACGGCCGCTTACCCGGTTGGAGATCAGTCGGCTTCATGTCCCGAATCCCGGGGACGGATGGAATTGCGACCGCGATGTTGAGTCGTTGATCCTCTCAATGAGGCCCGAAGGAGGCGTCGTCTGCCCCCTGTGCGGTCGTCGCCTTAACAGTGTGGAGAGTTCTGTGGTACATCGGAGTGAGGAAAGGTCGGTACGGCGTTGTGCCTCCTGTGGAGCCATGGCCCTCTTCGATCCCTTTCCTCCTGAAAACCGATACGGTGAAGACTATTTCTTTTCCGAGTACCGGAGCCAATACGGGCGGGATTATCTGGAGGATTTCGACCATATCAAGGCCCTTTCTGTGCAGCGCTTGGAGCATATCGCCGCCGTTATCGGGAAAACTTCCGGCCGCAGACTCCTTGATATCGGCTGTGCCTACGGTCCTTTTCTTGCCGCGGCCCGGGATGCAGGGTTTTTCTGCGAAGGTATCGAGATCACCCCTGGCGCCGTATCATATGTAAAAGAGCGGCTTGATATTCCTGTTTATGCAGGAGCTGTCGATGATATACTTTTTGACGGCCCCCTTGCAGCAACGGCCGCGCACTATGATGTTATTACCCTTTGGTATGTAGTCGAACACCTGCCGAACCTCTTTCAGGTCATTGAAGGGATACAACGTCTGCTTCGTCCCGGGGGGGTATTCGCGTTCTCGACGCCTTCGTTTCGCGGCATGAGTGCCAGACGTAAGCCTGATGCATTTTTTGCTGCGAGTCCTTCGGATCATCTTTCGATCATGGCTCCGGAGCAGGTTTCCAGCTGGCTTTCCCGCCATGGTTTTCGTGTCGACAGGCTTGTTTCCACCGGTATTCACAGCGAGCGTTTTCCTTTCCCGTTTAGCGCTTTTCCTGAAAGCCTTCTCCATTCTCTTGCAGCTCGTTTGCGTCTGGGAGATACCTTTGAACTCTATGCAACAAAACAGGAGCGCTATCATGATAGGCCAGAATAA
- a CDS encoding cytidylyltransferase domain-containing protein produces MSSTTKDAVLLQVRLDSTRLPGKALLALGDLTVVEHAMRSLLLVPAADRILVTDADSASKLQSLAEKWDFELFTGPKEDVLKRFALAIEGRGFDRILRATGDNPLVSASLASQLLELQQLHSWDYCGFLGPPLGTGVEVMRADALRLADKESTDPYEREHVAPFLYHRPERFLIARPQAPVALSLPDMRVTLDTPEDYRYLSRIFRECYTGEPIPVQRLISWYRASEEEGSNGRG; encoded by the coding sequence ATGAGTAGTACCACAAAGGATGCGGTTCTGCTGCAAGTGCGCCTGGATTCCACGAGGCTCCCGGGAAAGGCCCTCCTTGCTTTGGGCGATTTAACCGTTGTCGAGCATGCCATGCGCTCTCTTCTCTTGGTCCCTGCTGCCGATAGGATTCTTGTTACTGATGCCGATAGTGCTTCCAAGCTCCAGTCTCTTGCCGAAAAGTGGGATTTTGAACTTTTTACAGGGCCCAAAGAGGATGTTCTCAAGCGTTTTGCCCTGGCCATTGAAGGCAGGGGGTTTGACCGTATTCTACGGGCAACCGGGGACAATCCCCTGGTCAGTGCTTCCCTCGCATCACAACTTCTCGAACTCCAGCAGCTCCACAGCTGGGATTATTGCGGCTTTCTTGGCCCACCCCTTGGCACCGGTGTTGAGGTGATGAGGGCGGATGCCTTGCGTTTGGCGGATAAGGAGAGCACCGATCCCTATGAGCGGGAGCATGTCGCTCCCTTCCTGTATCATCGACCCGAACGATTTCTTATTGCCAGACCCCAGGCCCCTGTAGCCCTTTCCCTGCCGGATATGCGAGTGACCCTGGATACCCCGGAAGATTATCGTTATCTCTCCCGTATTTTTCGGGAGTGCTATACCGGAGAGCCCATACCGGTACAACGGCTCATTTCATGGTACCGTGCATCTGAAGAAGAAGGGAGCAACGGGCGTGGGTGA
- a CDS encoding glycosyltransferase family 2 protein encodes MSTTHLISDDSRLPYTIVGKKREDRKLTIPPLLSLVVLNRGGRPYRNDYFRELERIGNFEIISVEGQERSFDVEALSARYPQVCFLLLHQRVSAGEAVNLGMKEAQGRLVLVLWNDMLPGPLSEGLLSRILSQERLCTVPHLQSPKLETVPSIAAPAFYRNRLKTLPMVPSADAVPSLFPFDYCGLYERERFLLLGGYDALISNPHWQKMDFGFRTHMWGEKLLCSTSFRVRYLGDHEAEDTTPDASYGRFYLKNLAVRFDGDAGVLPAGRFLPYAGKQGGSIFSRIREFRDASHWVRENRFRFCRDARSVTDLWETAE; translated from the coding sequence ATGAGTACTACACATTTAATTTCTGACGATTCGCGTCTTCCCTATACCATCGTCGGGAAGAAACGCGAAGACCGAAAGCTTACCATTCCGCCCCTTTTATCTCTGGTTGTTCTCAATAGGGGAGGGCGTCCCTATCGGAACGATTATTTTCGGGAACTTGAGCGTATAGGGAATTTCGAGATTATCTCTGTGGAGGGGCAAGAACGGTCCTTCGATGTTGAGGCCCTTTCGGCTAGATATCCCCAGGTCTGTTTTCTCTTGCTGCACCAAAGGGTTTCGGCGGGGGAGGCGGTAAATCTCGGTATGAAGGAGGCCCAGGGCCGACTTGTCCTCGTGCTTTGGAATGATATGCTGCCCGGCCCCCTTTCCGAAGGGCTCCTTTCACGAATATTGTCCCAGGAACGGCTTTGTACGGTTCCTCATCTCCAATCACCAAAGCTCGAAACGGTTCCTTCCATTGCCGCGCCTGCCTTTTATCGCAACAGGCTCAAGACGCTTCCCATGGTGCCGAGCGCCGATGCTGTTCCCTCTCTCTTCCCCTTCGATTACTGTGGCCTCTACGAACGGGAACGTTTCCTCCTGCTTGGAGGGTACGATGCCCTGATCTCCAATCCCCACTGGCAGAAAATGGATTTCGGGTTTCGGACCCATATGTGGGGAGAAAAACTGCTTTGTTCCACCTCCTTCCGCGTTCGCTATCTTGGTGACCATGAGGCGGAGGATACCACCCCTGATGCGAGCTATGGCCGCTTTTATCTGAAAAATCTTGCCGTCCGCTTCGATGGGGATGCCGGCGTCTTGCCGGCAGGACGCTTTTTACCCTATGCAGGAAAGCAAGGAGGTTCGATTTTTTCCAGGATCAGGGAATTCCGCGATGCTTCCCATTGGGTCCGGGAAAACCGGTTTCGTTTCTGCCGAGATGCCCGCAGTGTGACGGACCTGTGGGAGACTGCCGAATGA
- a CDS encoding spiro-SPASM protein, which translates to MDIFVVLNAIHIDGHAFDPLFSDGDTALSRTVRKALSLAPGGRCFLFLPSRYVDVASGHLREKGLDAVVFVQRQQWDTDAFLQALDEAASSLPAPTEGSLQLFYHLYADAPLFDESLALRMLHNHEHYYATYSFADGYPRFIAPEIVSVSAIGQIRELYRSSRSSGKDVPLSDSILFDLIQKDINAFDIETEIAPDDLRLLRVDLAARGKERTLLLKHIIDAGGEVEPIPEILVRQPALLRTVPAFIYVQIHSACPQRCSWCPYPKAPSKAIDRSESMSPEALASILDQVLELSEEAVIGLSLWGEPALHPDIQAMVGEVISRPGLSAMIETSGIGWNLSVLDAIATLETATERIEWVVSLDAFELETYRRFRGEGMEEALATVRALAERFPGHVRVQAVRTKENEAELEQFYRFWKKQNVEVIIQKYDNFAGALEELKVTDLSPVVRFPCWHLKRDLHIFLDGSVPLCKEIIPGSESIQQGTLLGNVFEEPLKDIWKRGEERYLAHTRQEWGYPCEGCDEYYTFNF; encoded by the coding sequence ATGGATATCTTTGTTGTTCTGAATGCAATTCACATCGACGGTCATGCCTTCGATCCTCTTTTCTCCGACGGTGATACCGCTTTATCGAGGACGGTTCGAAAAGCCTTGTCCCTTGCCCCCGGCGGCAGATGCTTCCTTTTTCTTCCCTCACGCTATGTAGATGTCGCCTCCGGGCATCTACGGGAAAAGGGGCTTGATGCCGTAGTCTTCGTACAGCGGCAGCAGTGGGATACCGATGCCTTTCTCCAGGCCCTGGATGAGGCTGCATCGTCCCTTCCGGCCCCGACAGAGGGATCTCTGCAGCTTTTTTACCATCTCTATGCCGATGCTCCCCTCTTTGATGAAAGCCTTGCCCTGCGCATGCTGCATAATCACGAACATTATTATGCAACCTATAGTTTCGCCGACGGCTATCCCAGGTTCATCGCTCCCGAGATCGTATCGGTTTCGGCGATCGGACAGATACGGGAGCTCTACCGCTCTTCACGTTCCTCCGGCAAGGATGTACCCCTTTCCGATTCCATCCTATTTGATCTTATCCAAAAAGATATCAACGCCTTCGATATCGAGACGGAAATAGCCCCCGACGATCTGCGCCTTCTTCGGGTCGATCTTGCGGCCAGGGGAAAAGAGCGGACCCTGCTTCTCAAGCATATTATCGACGCGGGCGGAGAGGTAGAGCCTATTCCGGAGATTTTGGTCCGACAGCCCGCATTGCTGCGAACCGTACCCGCCTTTATCTATGTTCAGATCCATTCCGCTTGTCCTCAGCGCTGTAGTTGGTGTCCCTATCCGAAGGCACCGTCGAAGGCGATCGATCGCAGCGAATCGATGAGCCCTGAGGCCCTTGCCTCCATCCTCGATCAGGTGCTTGAGCTCAGTGAAGAGGCGGTAATCGGCCTTTCCCTTTGGGGGGAGCCTGCGCTCCATCCCGACATCCAGGCAATGGTTGGGGAGGTAATCTCCCGGCCCGGATTATCGGCCATGATTGAAACCTCAGGGATCGGATGGAACTTGTCCGTGTTGGACGCCATTGCTACTCTTGAGACAGCAACGGAGCGCATCGAATGGGTCGTTTCCCTGGATGCCTTTGAGCTTGAGACCTATCGTCGTTTTCGAGGAGAGGGCATGGAAGAGGCCTTGGCAACGGTGAGGGCTCTCGCCGAGCGCTTTCCCGGTCATGTGAGGGTCCAGGCGGTCAGAACGAAAGAGAATGAGGCCGAGCTTGAGCAATTTTACCGATTTTGGAAGAAGCAGAACGTGGAGGTGATCATTCAGAAATACGACAATTTTGCCGGAGCGCTTGAAGAGCTGAAGGTTACCGATCTTTCTCCTGTGGTTCGTTTCCCCTGTTGGCATCTGAAACGTGACCTTCATATCTTTCTTGACGGTTCGGTGCCGCTCTGCAAGGAGATCATTCCCGGAAGCGAGTCTATACAGCAGGGGACACTGCTTGGCAACGTTTTTGAAGAGCCACTGAAGGACATTTGGAAGCGTGGGGAGGAGCGGTATCTTGCTCATACCCGACAGGAATGGGGATATCCCTGCGAGGGCTGTGATGAGTACTACACATTTAATTTCTGA
- the proB gene encoding glutamate 5-kinase, which translates to MRDALRKANRIVVKIGTNLLARDGGLDVEAMGRFCDQVASLLQAGKQVLLVSSGAIGMGAMELGIESRVTEIRMRQACAAIGQPLLMHQYRECFADHGVTIAQVLITRYVLNNRRTYLNLQASVETLLSLNVVPIFNENDSIAVDEINLAFGDNDRLSAMVASKIDADLLIILTDIDGLYDGDPKNDPHARRIAVVPKITDEVFSWAGTPGSTFSTGGMKTKLLAAEIAASAGCSIVLAHGNEKNVLPRICEGEDIGTLFLAGKRLSARNRWILNSAPRGTIWIDEGAVSALRRHKSLLPPGIVGVEGFFDSGEVVAINDIAKAVTAFDSEELRKLMGHHTADITSIIGSKRRDEVSLPEDIVFLD; encoded by the coding sequence ATGAGAGATGCCCTTCGAAAAGCAAATCGGATTGTGGTCAAGATCGGTACAAACCTATTGGCCCGGGACGGAGGGCTTGATGTGGAGGCAATGGGGCGATTCTGTGATCAGGTTGCTTCCCTGCTGCAGGCAGGGAAACAGGTTCTTCTCGTCAGTTCCGGGGCCATCGGGATGGGGGCCATGGAACTGGGTATAGAGAGTAGAGTGACCGAAATTCGGATGCGCCAGGCCTGTGCCGCCATTGGGCAGCCCCTTCTCATGCACCAGTATCGGGAGTGTTTTGCAGATCACGGAGTCACCATTGCCCAGGTGCTTATTACGCGTTATGTGCTGAACAATCGCAGGACCTACCTTAACCTTCAGGCTTCGGTGGAAACCCTGCTTTCTCTTAACGTTGTTCCTATCTTTAATGAGAACGACAGCATTGCCGTTGATGAGATCAACCTTGCCTTTGGTGACAACGACCGTCTCAGCGCCATGGTCGCCAGCAAGATCGATGCCGATCTTCTGATCATCCTTACGGATATTGACGGCCTCTACGATGGGGACCCAAAAAACGACCCTCATGCACGTCGCATCGCCGTTGTTCCCAAGATCACCGATGAGGTGTTCAGCTGGGCTGGAACCCCCGGAAGTACCTTTTCCACCGGCGGCATGAAGACGAAACTCCTCGCCGCAGAGATTGCCGCCTCGGCCGGCTGTTCCATTGTCTTGGCCCATGGTAATGAGAAGAATGTGCTTCCGAGAATTTGTGAAGGGGAGGATATCGGTACCCTTTTTCTTGCGGGCAAACGTCTTTCGGCACGTAACCGTTGGATTCTCAATAGCGCCCCCCGAGGTACCATCTGGATAGACGAGGGGGCGGTTAGTGCGCTCAGGCGTCACAAGAGTCTTTTGCCTCCGGGGATCGTAGGAGTCGAGGGCTTCTTTGATTCGGGCGAGGTGGTTGCCATTAACGATATTGCCAAGGCGGTGACCGCCTTCGATAGCGAGGAGCTTCGGAAATTGATGGGACATCACACCGCCGACATCACCTCCATCATCGGTAGTAAACGGCGGGATGAGGTTTCGCTGCCTGAAGATATTGTCTTTCTTGATTAA
- a CDS encoding glutamate-5-semialdehyde dehydrogenase, producing the protein MSVREKALMVKDAQILLGAAKGSAKNDALVGMKQALRKGAKTIFEANRADLDAATQDNLSAPLLKRLKFDETKLDQVIAGIDALIGLPDPAGKILEARKLDEGLNLYRVSCPIGVIGMIFESRPDALVQIASLALKSGNGLLLKGGSEALRTNRALASLIAEGSVASGAPKGWMALLESREEVGELLELDDLVDLLIPRGSNDFVRHIMKNSSIPVLGHADGICHLYLAEDADEVMSVSIAVDSKTQYMAVCNALETLLVDEAAASRLLPPLQKAFQAAGVELRGCDTTRSVIDVAAATEEDWRTEYLGPILSIRVVKDIHEAVAHINRYGSGHTDAIVTNDPAKASFFMARVDSADLFWNCSTRFSDGYRYGLGAEVGISTNKIHARGPVGLEGLMIYKWRMIGSGQIVDDYASGRRSFLHQDISADPSDALL; encoded by the coding sequence ATGAGTGTCAGAGAAAAAGCCCTAATGGTGAAAGATGCCCAGATTTTGCTTGGGGCGGCAAAAGGATCTGCGAAAAATGATGCGCTTGTCGGCATGAAACAGGCCCTTCGAAAAGGCGCAAAGACAATTTTCGAGGCGAACAGGGCCGATCTCGATGCTGCCACACAAGATAATCTTTCGGCACCTCTTTTGAAACGACTCAAATTCGACGAAACCAAACTCGATCAGGTAATAGCCGGAATCGATGCCTTAATCGGTCTTCCTGACCCTGCCGGAAAGATCCTTGAAGCGAGAAAACTGGACGAGGGGCTCAACCTCTATCGGGTAAGCTGTCCCATCGGGGTCATCGGCATGATTTTCGAGTCAAGGCCGGACGCCCTGGTACAGATTGCATCTCTCGCACTTAAAAGCGGAAACGGATTGCTTCTCAAGGGGGGCAGTGAGGCCCTGCGGACAAACAGAGCTCTCGCTTCTCTTATTGCCGAAGGGAGTGTTGCATCCGGTGCCCCCAAGGGGTGGATGGCCCTTTTGGAAAGTAGAGAGGAGGTGGGAGAACTCCTTGAACTCGACGATCTGGTTGATCTCCTTATTCCCCGGGGATCGAACGACTTTGTACGTCATATTATGAAGAACTCTTCCATTCCAGTTCTCGGACATGCCGATGGTATCTGCCATCTGTATCTTGCCGAGGATGCTGATGAAGTGATGTCTGTTTCCATTGCCGTTGATTCGAAGACCCAGTATATGGCCGTCTGCAACGCTCTTGAGACCCTTCTCGTTGACGAGGCTGCCGCTTCCCGGCTGTTGCCGCCCTTGCAAAAGGCCTTTCAGGCCGCAGGGGTGGAGCTTAGGGGATGTGATACGACCAGAAGCGTTATCGATGTAGCTGCCGCTACCGAAGAGGATTGGCGTACAGAGTATCTGGGGCCGATCCTTTCCATACGGGTCGTGAAGGATATCCATGAGGCTGTCGCTCATATCAACCGCTACGGTTCCGGCCATACCGATGCCATCGTGACGAATGATCCTGCTAAGGCGTCGTTCTTTATGGCCAGGGTCGATTCCGCCGATCTTTTCTGGAATTGTTCCACACGATTTTCCGACGGATATCGCTATGGTCTCGGTGCCGAAGTGGGGATCAGTACGAATAAGATCCATGCCAGGGGGCCTGTGGGGCTTGAAGGTCTTATGATCTATAAGTGGCGTATGATCGGTTCCGGACAGATTGTCGACGATTACGCCTCCGGACGCCGTTCATTTCTCCATCAAGATATCTCCGCCGATCCCTCCGATGCGTTGTTATAG